The Dreissena polymorpha isolate Duluth1 chromosome 10, UMN_Dpol_1.0, whole genome shotgun sequence genome includes a region encoding these proteins:
- the LOC127848979 gene encoding uncharacterized protein LOC127848979 produces the protein MAANKENNDVSSDSEVHFRINRDNTNSRSDEEDRPVDQQQQMNRLSNGGLAYRCSHCGKVDRKGRLVAHILRDHVPEKQVPFFCTLCKFRCETRDDLLKHLTKYAGHVRAVGSNQNIDLKQILIKSNVPWFVSANDMTPIREEDDDMFMDPEEPALPPWLLDVRPLKRKADFSPSTMSLPLSPQYTDQRYVLPRSMVESQEIFPDQSTALVNPALYTAPSFDEDPLTALVQTLKTPQSSPKAQAATPLQDEPVDILPTEQDRADPLPMR, from the exons ATGGctgcaaacaaagaaaataatgatGTATCAAGCGACTCTGAGGTTCATTTCAGAATTAACAGGGACAATACAAATTCCCGCTCAGATGAGGAAGACAGACCTGTTGACCAACAACAACAG ATGAACAGGTTATCCAATGGGGGTCTCGCATATCGTTGTAGCCATTGCGGCAAAGTGGACAGAAAGGGGAGACTGGTGGCCCACATACTGAGAGACCACGTACCAGAAAAGCAAGTTCCCTTTTTCTGCACCCTATGCAAGTTCCGGTGTGAAACCAGGGATGATTTACTAAAACACCTCACCAAATACGCGGGCCATGTGAGGGCAGTTGGCAGCAATCAGAACATTGACCTTAAACAGATACTGATCAAGTCCAACGTTCCTTGGTTTGTGTCAGCCAACGATATGACCCCGATAAGGGAAGAAGACGATGACATGTTTATGGATCCAGAGGAACCAGCACTTCCACCATGGCTCCTGGATGTGAGGCCGTTGAAGAGGAAGGCGGACTTCTCACCATCAACCATGTCGCTTCCATTAAGTCCGCAGTATACAGATCAGAGGTACGTGCTACCCAGATCAATGGTAGAATCCCAGGAAATATTCCCTGACCAATCAACTGCTCTTGTTAACCCAGCACTGTACACGGCCCCTAGCTTTGATGAAGATCCTTTGACAGCACTGGTCCAAACCTTGAAGACACCACAGTCATCCCCTAAGGCCCAGGCAGCCACACCTCTCCAGGACGAACCAGTGGACATTCTTCCTACAGAACAGGACAGGGCGGATCCGCTCCCTATGAGATAA